TGTGCTCCTCCGGCGCATTCTTCAACTTCGGGCACGCCGACCCCCCCATCCGGATGGAGCGCGTCTGGCTCAACGACGTGGAAGCATACGCGGGAATAGCGGCGGTCGACGCCTACCTGGGCGCAACCCAGGAGGCCGACGCCAAGGACCGCCTCTACGGCGGCGCCCATGTCCTCGAAGAACTCGTGGCGGGGAGTACCGTCGAACTGCGGGCGACCTCCCGCGGGACCGACTGCTACCCGCGCCGGAGCATCGTCACGGAACTGCTGCTCGAGGATATGAACCAGGCGGTCATGGTGAACCCGAGAAACGCCTACCAGCGCTACAACGCGGCGGCGAACACCACCGACCGGACGCTCCACACCTACATGGGGACCCTCCTCCCGCGGTGCGGCAACGTCTCCTACTCCGGCGCAGGGACGCTCTCGCCGCTCGCAAACGACCCCGGATTCAGGGTCATCGGGAGCGGCATCCCGATCTTCCTTGCCGGTGCACAGGGCATGGTGGTCGGCGAGGGCACCCAGCACTCGGCGGGCGGCGGATTCGGGACGCTGATGGTGACCGGGGACATGAAACGGATGCGTCAGGAGTTCCTGCGGGCGGCGGTGATGAACGGCTACGGCGTGACGCTGTACGTCGGCATCGGCGTCCCGATACCGGTGCTCGATACCGGTATCGTCCGGAGCACGGCGGTGCGGGACGAGGATATCCTGACCGATATCATCGATTACGGCACCCCCCGGCGGGACCGGCCGTCGCTTGCGAAGGTCAGTTACGCCGACCTCAGGAGCGGGTCCGTCGAGGTCGGGGGGGAGACGATCAGGACGTCGTCGCTCTCCAGCTATCGGCGGGCACGGGCGGTGGCGCTGGAACTCAAAGACTGGATAGAGAGAGGAAAGATGGAACTTGCGCTCCCCACCCGGCTGCTTGACCCGACAAAACGCTCAAAACCCATGCGGGAGACGGCGGTCAGCCCCCGCGTCCGCGACATCATGAACCGGCAGGTGATCAGCATCACGGAAGACGAGGAGATCCGGGTGGCGGCAAAGCGGCTCTTGAAAGACGAGACGAATCACCTCCCGGTCCTTGACGGCAACGGCACGCTGGTCGGGATCATCACCACCTACGACGTCTCGAAGGCGGTGGTGACCGACGGGAAACTGCGGCAGGTGAAGGATATCATGACCCGGAAGGTGATCAAGACCACCCCCGACGAGCCGGTGGATGTCGCCGCCCGGAAACTGGAGCAGAACAACATCAGCGCACTCCCGGTAGTCGATACGACGAACCGGGTGGTCGGCATCCTCTCGGCGATCGATCTCGGAAAACTCTTCGGCGGGAGGCGGCGACGATGAAACTCCTGCTGACGTTCTCCCGGAAAGGGAAAGCCGACCCCGGGAGGGAACCGGTGATCGCCCGGGTGGTGAAGGAGACCGGCGTCCTCGTCAACGTCGAGAAGGCCAACATCGACTCGATGGCCGGCGAGGTGCTGATCGACATCCCTGACGCGGACGCGGACCTGGTCCGGCGGCGCCTCGAGGAGATGGGGGTCGCGGTACGCGTGATGGAGAACGCCGTCGCTCTCGACGAGGCGGAATGCGTCGACTGCGGCGCCTGCATCAGTGTCTGCCCCCAGGAGGTCTTCTCCTTCGACGAAGAGTGGCGCCTCCGCGTGAGATCCGAGCGGTGCGTCCTCTGCGGCAAGTGCATCCAGGCGTGCCCGCACGGGGCCCTCTCGCAACAGGGATGATCCGGGAGCACTTCGAGTTCCGGCAGACGATCGCGACGATCCTCGCCGACGACTCCCGGCACATCGCGGCGGCAAAATCCGGCATGCTGAACGCCCGGCGGGAGGTCGAGCGGCAGATCGCTCTCGACCCCTATTTTTCGGCAACGCTCGAGCCGTATCTCCCAAAGATCCCGGAGAGGACACCCGATCGCATGGCCCGGGCCGCGGCAGCTGCCGGGGTCGGGCCGATGGCTGCGGTGGCGGGTGCGATAGCCTGGGCCGGGGTGGAGGCGATGGTCGAGGAGGGCGCGACGTTTGCCCTCATCGACAACGGGGGGGATATCGCTCTTGTGAGCGACCGCGAGGTCAAAATAGGCATCTACGCGGGCACGTCTTCCTTAAGCGGGCGTATCGCGTTCCTGTTACCGCCGCAGAACGAGATCCTCGGCATCTGCACCTCATCGGCGACGGTGGGCCCCTCGATCAGTTTCGGCGTCGCCGATGCCGTGACGGTCTTTGCCCCCGACGTCGCCGCCGCGGACGCCTGGGCGACGGCGATCTGCAACCGGCTAACGGCAGACGACACCTCCGTCCTCGACGCCCTCCCGGGGACGGGCATACGGGGCGTGCTTGCCGTCGTCGGCGACGCGGTCGTCCGCTGGGGGGACCTCCCCACGGTCGTGCGGGCGAAGGTGGACGAACGGCTGATCACCGCCGGCCGATCGCCCGTCTAGAGGCACTCGTCCAGGTACCGGATCGTCTCCTCGTATGCGTGCTCCCCTTCAAACCGTGCCAGTGTATTCTCGCCGTCGGTGATCAGGAGGACGGGCTCTCCATCTTTCATGCCAAAGATCACCTCGTAGAGATCGATCTCGTCGATGACGACCCCCGGCGCGAGGTCGGATGCCGCGTGGAGCTGCAGCCGTTCCATCGTCAACTCGTCCGGCGTCTCCCGGAAAAAGTAGTAGAATACCTGGTAGGCGTTGAGGAGGTCGGAGGAGAGCAGCGCTCCCCGGGTCTCTCCGTCAAGCGTATCAAGCCTCTTCGCAAGAAGTTCGTCGTCGTCGCCGCTCGCCTCAAAGAGTCCGTCGGCAAGGTCCGCCAGTTCTGCATAATCGACCATACTCGGTTCCCACCATACCTTCCGCCGCCCTGCACCGGCCTGAGAACCGCCGATAGCGGCCCGCAGAGCCGGAACGGTGCGGGCAGTGCATGAATAACTATATCGGTCTGTCCGGAAAAAAGAATAGGTGTGCGTGAGGAAGATCTGGACTGGGCAATATATCACCTGATTCCCGAAACCGGCGGCATTGCGGTCGGAGACCTGGCAGCAGCCACCGGCTTTGAACCAGGTGTGGTCACGGCGTCGCTTGAGCGTCTCAAGCGCTATCTCCTGGTCCGGCAGGCCGGGGAGACGGTGCGCCTCCTCTCCATCCAGGAGTCGTTGATCGAGTGCCAGTGCCGGTACACGAATGATATGCCGTTCGTCATCGAGAACGGCGTTATCAGGGCGAAGAGGAGCGAGGAGTGAGCGATATGCCCGACGTAGCGGTGCTCCGGATAGGCCACCGGCCCGAACGCGACCAGCGGGTGACGACCCATGTCGGGCTCGCGGCGCGGGCGCTCGGGGCCCGGGGAATGTACCTCGCCGCAGACGACCACGGCGTGATCGCGAGCATCGAGGACGTGGCCTCACGGTGGGGAGGAGACTTCTTCGTGGAGAACGACGTGAAGTGGCGGCGGTGCATCCAGGACTGGAAAGCCGCCGGCGGCAAGGTCGCCCACCTCACGATGTACGGACTCCGGATGACCGACGTCATCGACGAGATCCGCGGAGAGGAGCGGGTGCTCGTCGTGGTGGGGGCGGAGAAGGTGCCGGGCGACATCTACGGCCTTTCCGACTACAACGTCTCGGTGACGACCCAGCCCCACTCCGAGATATCGAGCCTCGCCCTCTTCCTCGACCACCTCTTCGAGGGGAAGGAACTCAACCGTGAGTACCCGGACGCGAAGATCCGGATCGAGCCGACGAAAGTGGGGAAGAAGACGGTGGAGCAGTGAGAGGCCGGGTTCTGGTTGCGGGGTTCGCCACGCGGCACGTGGCGCAGTCGGCCCGCCGGGCCGGCTACACGGTCTACGCCGTCGACCATTTCTGCGACCAGGACCTCGGCTGGTACGCGGAGGACTGCCTCTCGTTCGACGAACTCGCCGAACTCCCGGAGAAGATAGCCGAACTTGCCGCCCGCCACCCGGTGGACGCGCTGGTCGTCGCCTCGGGCGCCGAGGCTGTCGGGACGACGATCCCGCTCTGCGGTACGCCGCCTGCGAAAGTGGAGCGGTTCCTCGACAAACTGGAGATCCAGCGGTTCTTCGAGGGGCTGGAGGTGCCGGTCCCGCCGCTCGCCGGGGGCGAAGACTTCCCGGTGATGGTCAAGCCGCGCCGGGGAGCGGGAGGATGGAGGAACGCGGTCGCGAGGACCGCAGAGGAACTCCGCCGGTGGGAGGAGGCCTGGCCGGACGTGCCCTACGTCGCCCAGCACCTCGTCGACGGGGTCCCGTCGAGCGTCTCCTGCGTCGCCGACGGCCGGCGCGCCCGGGCAATCGCGGTCAACCGGCAGATCCTGCGGGGCGAGGGCGAGAGTGCGCACGGGTTTGCCGGGTCGGTCACCCCGTTCTCTCATCCCCTCGCCGGGGAGATGGTAGCGTGCGCGGAGAGGATCGCGGCGGCGAGCGGATGCGTGGGCTCGGTCGGGATCGACTTCATGGCGGGGGAGAGACCCTGGGCGATCGAGATCAACCCCCGGTTCCAGGCAACCCTGGATACGGTCGAGATGGCGATCGGGGAGAGCGTCTTTGCCATGCACATGAACGCCTGCCGCGGGGTGATCCCGGCGGCCAGGCCTGCGGCACGGCAGGTCGCGGTCCGGCGGATCCTCTTTTCGGAGCGGGATATGCGGCTTGACGCGGACCTCTCGGCGCTTGCGCCCCGGATCGCCGACATCCCCTGGCCCGGAACCGAGTTCGAGGAGGGGCACGCCATCGTGAGCGTCTTCGGGTGCGGAAAGACGGAGGCAGCGGCGTATGCAGACCTGGAGAGGAATACCGGGGCTGTCCGGAGGCTGATCGGGGAATGAACCCCATGAAATCCTCATCTCTGCCGTGAGAGGCTGCCCGGCCCCACATACACGGGAAAGGGAATTAAGGATTGAGAGCAGAGTATGGTAAGCATCGATGCTGGAACATATACTATTATACGATTATCCATTATGGGAGAGATTTGAGCATGGTATCCGTCACTGAACTGTTAAACGATCCGGCAATCAACGCCTACATTCTGCGCATGATCGGAGAGGAGGGAATCGAACTTCTCAGGCGGTTCCCCGAAGGAGGGGAGCACAGTGACGAGGAACTTGCCGAGATGACCGGGGTCAACCTCAACACCGTCCGCCACACTCTCTACACGCTCTACGAGAGGCGCCTCGCCGAGTACCGGCGGCTGAAGAACACCGAGACCGGCTGGCTCACCTACCTCTGGCACCTCCGCCTGGACCGCGTCCACGACGTGCTTGAGGAGGAGATCCGGGATGTGCTCGAGCACCTTGACGCCCGGCTCACCTATGAGGAGAAGAACGACTTTTACATGTGCAAGAACTGCAGCGTCGTCTACACCTTCACGGATGCGGCGAACTGGAACTTCGAATGCCCGAACTGCGAGGAGATGCTCGAGCACTTCGACAACGAACTCATCGCCAGCGCCCTCAGGAGAAGGGTCGATAAGATCAAGGAGAGCCTCGGGAGTGCGTGAAGAGGACTGCATCGCCCTCCTCAGGCGCGCCGGATGCTCCGGGGGGGTCATCGCCCACTGCCGGGCGGTGCGCGACCTTGCGCTCACCTACGCGTCCGACTCGATAGTCGACCGCGACCAGGTCCAGGCCGGGGCCCTCCTCCACGATATCGGCAGGGGGGTGACGCACGATCTACGCCACGCCGAGGTCGGCGGCGCACTATGCCGGTCGTTCGGTCTCGACGAGGCGATCGCCGCCATCGTCGAGCGGCACATCGGCGCCGGGCTGACGGCCGACGAGTGTTCGCTCTTAAACCTCGTGCCGCGCGACTGCATGCCCCGGACGCTCGAGGAGAAGATCGTCGCCCACGCGGACAACCTGGTGAAGGGGACCCGCACCATCACGCTCGAAGAGCGGCTGCAGCGTTCAATTGCCCTCCCGCGGAGGCAGAGAGAGCGGATCCGCCGGCTCGGGCTTGAGATGGAGCTCTTCAGATAATCAACTGTTTTACCTGCGGGAGCGCACGCAGGCGTTCGTAGACCGATGCCGGGACCGGGGCCTCGTCCACGATCATCACGAGTTTGGGCTCTTGTGCGAGGTAGGGGTCGGTGACGAAGATCTGGCGGATGGTGAGGTCATGGTCGACGAGGACTTTGACCGCCGCGCCGACGATCCCCTTCTGGTGCGCGTCTTTAGGGAAGAGCGTGATGACCGAGAGGCCGAGGGCCTCGGCGACCCTGCTTAAGTCGGGCGCGGCGCGCATCCGGATAAAGACCTCCCGCAGTTCCGGGTTCTCGAGAATACGGCGGGCTGTGGCGTCGACGACCCTGCGGTCGGTCTCGATCGCCCTGCCGATATGCGTGGCCGGGATCTCGATGCCGTTGCAGACGATGCGCCCCTCTTCGTTGATGCCGAACCCATTCTCGAGCAGGAACCGGACGACGCGGCCCTGGGACGGTGAATCGGCGAACTCCCGTGAGATGTCAGCCCACATGCGGGATCGTTGGAACCGGGCGCATAAATACGCATCGAAGACGGTTCAGGGGCGCTGGAGCACGGGTCTGTGCACAACGGGAAGGTCACGCGGGGACGTGCGGCCATCTCGTCCACGAGAGGCCGGGTTCCGGCAGAGCAAGATATTTTATGTTGCAGCGCGTTGTATAGAGGGAACAGAGCGAGGGTTGCCAAGCCAGGTCAAAGGCGCCAGGTTGAGGGCCTGGTCTCGTAGGAGTTCGAGCGTTCGAATCGCTCCCCTCGCATTTCGATTTTCGGTTATAAGTATCTCCGACGAATCGGACTCTTGTTAACAGGTAAGCAACTTTCGTTTTCATCTCCCGGGCTGTTCTGGCGTGCGGAGCGCGGATAAGTAGAGTTTACATTAGAATCCCTGGAGAGCCGTATTCCACCTTTAAGCCGGTCGGAGGGTTGTGTGAGTGCGGGCATGTTAAGGATTGATCCGGTTCGAATTGTCACCCCTGCTCCCTGTATCGTGGGTATATAGAACGAAAACCCACCCCTGTCATCATGGGGGGTTTCAGGGCCAAAAAAGACTATTCATCG
This portion of the Methanoculleus oceani genome encodes:
- a CDS encoding homocysteine biosynthesis protein, yielding MEKSLDLINARIRDGTARVVTAEEMPGIVDELGEEGALEEVDVVTTGTFGAMCSSGAFFNFGHADPPIRMERVWLNDVEAYAGIAAVDAYLGATQEADAKDRLYGGAHVLEELVAGSTVELRATSRGTDCYPRRSIVTELLLEDMNQAVMVNPRNAYQRYNAAANTTDRTLHTYMGTLLPRCGNVSYSGAGTLSPLANDPGFRVIGSGIPIFLAGAQGMVVGEGTQHSAGGGFGTLMVTGDMKRMRQEFLRAAVMNGYGVTLYVGIGVPIPVLDTGIVRSTAVRDEDILTDIIDYGTPRRDRPSLAKVSYADLRSGSVEVGGETIRTSSLSSYRRARAVALELKDWIERGKMELALPTRLLDPTKRSKPMRETAVSPRVRDIMNRQVISITEDEEIRVAAKRLLKDETNHLPVLDGNGTLVGIITTYDVSKAVVTDGKLRQVKDIMTRKVIKTTPDEPVDVAARKLEQNNISALPVVDTTNRVVGILSAIDLGKLFGGRRRR
- a CDS encoding 4Fe-4S binding protein, producing MKLLLTFSRKGKADPGREPVIARVVKETGVLVNVEKANIDSMAGEVLIDIPDADADLVRRRLEEMGVAVRVMENAVALDEAECVDCGACISVCPQEVFSFDEEWRLRVRSERCVLCGKCIQACPHGALSQQG
- a CDS encoding UPF0280 family protein; the encoded protein is MIREHFEFRQTIATILADDSRHIAAAKSGMLNARREVERQIALDPYFSATLEPYLPKIPERTPDRMARAAAAAGVGPMAAVAGAIAWAGVEAMVEEGATFALIDNGGDIALVSDREVKIGIYAGTSSLSGRIAFLLPPQNEILGICTSSATVGPSISFGVADAVTVFAPDVAAADAWATAICNRLTADDTSVLDALPGTGIRGVLAVVGDAVVRWGDLPTVVRAKVDERLITAGRSPV
- a CDS encoding MarR family transcriptional regulator, whose product is MREEDLDWAIYHLIPETGGIAVGDLAAATGFEPGVVTASLERLKRYLLVRQAGETVRLLSIQESLIECQCRYTNDMPFVIENGVIRAKRSEE
- a CDS encoding tRNA (cytidine(56)-2'-O)-methyltransferase is translated as MPDVAVLRIGHRPERDQRVTTHVGLAARALGARGMYLAADDHGVIASIEDVASRWGGDFFVENDVKWRRCIQDWKAAGGKVAHLTMYGLRMTDVIDEIRGEERVLVVVGAEKVPGDIYGLSDYNVSVTTQPHSEISSLALFLDHLFEGKELNREYPDAKIRIEPTKVGKKTVEQ
- a CDS encoding ATP-grasp domain-containing protein, whose product is MRGRVLVAGFATRHVAQSARRAGYTVYAVDHFCDQDLGWYAEDCLSFDELAELPEKIAELAARHPVDALVVASGAEAVGTTIPLCGTPPAKVERFLDKLEIQRFFEGLEVPVPPLAGGEDFPVMVKPRRGAGGWRNAVARTAEELRRWEEAWPDVPYVAQHLVDGVPSSVSCVADGRRARAIAVNRQILRGEGESAHGFAGSVTPFSHPLAGEMVACAERIAAASGCVGSVGIDFMAGERPWAIEINPRFQATLDTVEMAIGESVFAMHMNACRGVIPAARPAARQVAVRRILFSERDMRLDADLSALAPRIADIPWPGTEFEEGHAIVSVFGCGKTEAAAYADLERNTGAVRRLIGE
- a CDS encoding transcription factor → MVSVTELLNDPAINAYILRMIGEEGIELLRRFPEGGEHSDEELAEMTGVNLNTVRHTLYTLYERRLAEYRRLKNTETGWLTYLWHLRLDRVHDVLEEEIRDVLEHLDARLTYEEKNDFYMCKNCSVVYTFTDAANWNFECPNCEEMLEHFDNELIASALRRRVDKIKESLGSA
- a CDS encoding HDIG domain-containing metalloprotein, producing the protein MREEDCIALLRRAGCSGGVIAHCRAVRDLALTYASDSIVDRDQVQAGALLHDIGRGVTHDLRHAEVGGALCRSFGLDEAIAAIVERHIGAGLTADECSLLNLVPRDCMPRTLEEKIVAHADNLVKGTRTITLEERLQRSIALPRRQRERIRRLGLEMELFR
- a CDS encoding regulator of amino acid metabolism, contains ACT domain protein; the protein is MWADISREFADSPSQGRVVRFLLENGFGINEEGRIVCNGIEIPATHIGRAIETDRRVVDATARRILENPELREVFIRMRAAPDLSRVAEALGLSVITLFPKDAHQKGIVGAAVKVLVDHDLTIRQIFVTDPYLAQEPKLVMIVDEAPVPASVYERLRALPQVKQLII